The Thalassospira sp. TSL5-1 sequence CCGATGCCGGGGTCAAGCGCCTTTATGCCGTAACGGGTGACAGCCTTAATCTTCTCAATGATGCCATTCGCCGTGACGGGCGAATTGACTGGATCCATGTGCGCCACGAAGAAGCCGGGGCCTATGCGGCAATGGCCGAAGGGGTACTGGGCGGGCTTGGCTGTTGCGCTGGAAGCTCCGGCCCGGGTCATGTTCATTTGATCAACGGCCTTTATGATGCGCACCGCTGGGGCGCGCCGGTGATTGCCCTGCCATCCACCATTGATCGTGCTGATTATGGCATGGAATCGTTTCAGGAAACCGATCTTGGCATGTTCGATGGCTGTAGCTGGTATAATGAACTGGCGCAAATCCCTGAACAGGCCCCCAGAATGCTGCAACAGGCGCTGCAAAACGCCATTACCCGCAAGGGGGTGGGCGTGTTTGGCTATAGTGGCGATATTCTGCCGCTGGATCTGCCTGAAACCGCCATTGCCTCCCCGGTTTATCGTCCGGGCACTGTGCTGCGCCCCGATGATGGGGCGCTGGATGATCTGGCAAAAATGCTGACCGGGGCCAAGCGCCCGTTCATTTATGGCGGTATGGGGTGTGATGCGGCGCGCGATCAGGTCCGTGAACTTGCCCGTCGTTTGAATGCGCCGGTCGGCTGGACGCTCAAGGGGAAAATGGCGCTGGAACATGACAATCCCAATGGGGTGGGCATGACCGGCTTTATTGGTGGCAAGGCCTGTGCCGATGCGATTGCCAGGGCCGATGTGGTGTTGCTGCTGGGAACGGATTTTCCGTGGAAGGATTTCCTGCAAACCGATGCCCGCATTGCCCAGGTGTTAACGCATGGTGAACGGTTGGGCCGTCGCACCCATGTGAAAATGGGGCTGGTGGGCGATGTTCGCGCAACGCTGGATGCCCTGTTGCCCCGCCTTGAAACCCGCGCGGATGACAGCTTCCTGCAGGACCGGTTGAAGGCGGTAAAATCCGACCGGGACAATATGGTCCATCATGCGCAAAAACCGGGCAAAAAAGGCGAGATCAGCCCGGAATATCTGACCACCGCGATTAGCCGCCTGGCCGATGACGATGCCATTTTCACCGCCGATACCGGTATGACGACCGTATGGGCGGCACGCTATATTGAAAGCACCGGCAAGCGCAGTTTTATGGGCTCTTTCTCGCATGGCTCGATGGCCAATGCCATGCCCCAGGCCATCGGCGCTGCGTTGGCCGGAAATGGCCGCCAGACCATTGCGCTATGTGGCGATGGTGGCATTTCCATGTTGCTGGGCGACTTGGCAACCATCGGGCAATATCAGTTGCCGGTGAAAATGGTGGTCTATAACAATTCCAGCCTCGGCATGGTGGAAATTGAAATGCAGCTGGCCGGGATTCCCAATTTCCAGACGGAAATGGTCAACCCGGATTTCGCCGCCATTGCCGAGGCCTGTGGTATTCGCGGTGTGCAGGTTGAAGACCCGGAAAAACTGGATGATGCCCTGGAAATGGCGATGAACCATGAAGGCCCGGTGTTACTGGATGTGAAAACCGACCGTTATGCCGTTGCCATGCCGCCCCATACCAGCCCCGAACAGCTTGGCAAATATGCGTTAAGCGAGGCCAAAATGGTGCTGAACGGACGTGGCACCGAAGTGATCGAGCAGTTGAAAACCAACTTTAAATATCTGCGCGATCTTTAATGTCTTTCGCGCACCGGGGCAGGGCCGTTTGCTGTGTTCCGGTGCGGTTTGTTCTCTCCCTGCTTTGCCTTTTGCGCCCCCTTCGGTATTGGTGTTTTTTTCTTTATCCCGTGCTTTTCCCGCGACATGTTTTGCTGACCAGAACTGGAACCCCGATGACTAAAAAAGAAACGGTATTTTCCGCCTTTACTGGTGCGAATGGTCTGGTGCGGGCGATTTTGCCTTTGCTGGCGATTGCGGGGACGGTTTTTTGTCTGATTGCGGCGTTTTTTGCCGCGTCATGGCTGTGGGGGCTGGTGATTTGTCTGCCCATTCTCGCACTGGCGATCCATGATGTCTCCCAGCGCGATTATGCCATTTTGCGCAATTACCCGGTTCTGGGCTGGGCACGGTATCTGTTTCAGGATCTACGGCCTTACCTGCGGTCTTACATTGTCGAGGGTGATCTCGAAGGCCGCCCCTTTAACCAGGATCAGCGCCGCCTGGTCTATGAACGCGCACGGGATGAAGAGGATAATCACCCCTTCGGGACCGAGCTTGATGTTTACGCCCACGAATATCGCTGGATCAGCCATTCCATCGCTGCGACCGATGTGCCCGATACGGACCCGCGTATTACCATTGGCGGCCCGCAATGCAGCAAGCCCTATAATGCCTCGATCCTTAATATCTCCGCCATGAGCTTTGGCTCCCTTTCTGCCCGCGCGATCGAGGCACTGAATACCGGGGCGAAAATGGGTAATTTCGCCCATGATACCGGCGAAGGCTCGATCAGCCCTTATCACCGCAAGGGCGGTGGAGATTTGATCTGGGAGCTTGGCTCGGGCTATTTTGGCTGCCGGACGGAGGATGGCAATTTTGACGAAGACCTGTTTGTCAAAGCCGCCTGCACCGATCAGGTCAAGATGATTGAAATAAAACTCAGCCAGGGGGCAAAGCCCGGTCATGGCGGGGTGTTGCCTGCGGCCAAGGTCTCGCCGGAAATTGCCGAAACCCGCAAGGTGCCGCAGGGGCAGGATTGCGTTTCCCCCGCCGCGCACAAGGCCTTTTCCACCCCGCGCCAAATGCTGGAATTTGCTGCCCGCCTGCGCGACCTTTCCGGTGGCAAGCCTGTCGGCATCAAGCTGTGCGTGGGGCACCCGCACGAACCCTTTGCCATCGCCAAGGCAATGCTGGAAACCGGGATATATCTGGATTTTATCGTTGTGGACGGGGCCGAAGGCGGCACCGGGGCCGCCCCGATAGAGCTTTCAAACCATGTCGGCCAGCCGCTTTATGACGGGCTGGTGATCATGCGCAATGCGCTGGTGGGAACCGGCCTTAAAAAACATGTCCGCCTGGGTGCGAGTGGCAAGGTTCATTCCGGCAGCGGCATTGCGCACGCCATTGCGCTGGGCGCGGACTGGGTCAATGCCGCCCGCGCCTTTATGTTTTCGATTGGCTGTATTCAGTCAATGAATTGTCATAAGGGCAACTGCCCGGTGGGTGTTGCCACCCAGGACCCGCACCGCCAGCGCGGCCTTGTGGTCGAAGACAAAGCCGAACAGGTCGAACGCTTCCACCGCAAAACCGTGCGCGCCGCCCTGCAAATCTCCTGCGCAGCGGGCCTTGAAAGCATCCACGACCTCGAACCCCACCACCTCTTCCACCGCATCAGCCCCACCGAAGCCCGCACAGCCGACCAGATTTACCCGTTTGTCGCGGAGAACCAGTTGATCGAGGCCCCGGAGGATACGCCGTATGATCTTTGGTGGAAAGCAGCGTCAGCGGATAGCTTCAATGTCGCCAAACAAGTGGGAGAGGAGCATAAGGCGAAGTCGATGTGTGGATAAAAAGCAAGATTTTATGATGCTGTCATCGTTCAATCTTTTGCAGCCACGATAATATTCTAATTAATGTGCTTCCTGGGTTGTTATTGAAATAGAGTTGATGAAAATCACCTCTTTGTACCATTGCGCTCTTTTCGTGTTCGCTGGCGAGGTCAAATTTCACTAAAGAAATCATGTATTCTAATGTTGAAGATTTTTGTTTTTTCGTTATTTTGTCGATTCCGATTGATGTAATTATATCTCCAGTTTCTATTTTGCTTGTGTCTTTTATTGTTTCATGTTTGCAAGCCTTGATGTAGCAAGCTATTGCTGAAAGTAGTTGATAATCTTCGTCTAATCCACGCTCATCGCTCATGTTGTTTATGATTGCGTAGTATGCTAATATTCTTTCTATCTCACGATAAGATGGCTGGTTTATTTTGATGATTTCTGTTAATGCGGCTATGGTTGTCGGGTAGGCTATCTTTTCATTTTCCTCCGTCATCATATTAACGGCGTAATTTATAAAATTTTCTCCATCGTCTTTATTGTCATCGCTGCGTGTTCTTGGAAGAGATAACCAGATGTTTACAAATTTGTGTAAATAATTTTTTGCATTAATGTTTGGTCCGTACCTGAATCTTATTGACTCCTCTAATTGCTCGCGATTTGTTATCAAAATGAATATAATGCCATTTGCAGAAAACAAATGCTTTGTTTGTTCTAATAGGTCTAGCGCAAAATCTGGTCTGCATCTATCAAGTTCATCGATTATAAATATAATAGGCGCACCATTTCCTTCGTCTTCTGAAAATTTTTCAAGTTCTTTTTTGAAATCAGAAATTGCTTTTTTGTCGCTTTTGATGTTTTTAAGTTTTTCGCCAACGATTTCATCAACCTGATCTGATAGCAGGTTGGAGATACCATCCTCTGCTTTATCGATCATTGATCCACTAATTATTCCGGAAGTGGCAAGTTGAACGCCAAGCTTTATCGATCCTCTAGTTAGCGATTTTGCTGTTTTTGAAGCAATTCTTAAAAATTCCTTCTTTCTCTCCACGTTCTCACCAGATATTTTTGCATAAATCTCAGACGTAACGGCTAAAAAAGCATCTTTTTGATGGTCATTTTCAAATGCGTCAAAATAGATTGATTTTAATTTCTTTTCTCTTTGGTGTTCAATGTAGCCTCTCCACATTTTGATGAAGGTACTTTTTCCTTCACCCCAAGCGGAATCGATGGCAATGACCGGGCTGTCTGTAGCATTCTCAACAAGGTTTGCCAGTCTTTCGCCGAAACTCTTTCTTTTGAATATATCTAAATCTGGGTCAAATCCCATTTTTTCTGAGATTTCGATTTCTGGTATTTTGATTTTCATTTTGAAAAATTCTCTGCTGCGGTGCTTATTCAGTCGTCAGTATAGTTTCCTTTTTTAAAAAGAAAAAGCCGCCAAATTAAAAGTTGGCGGCTTGGTGTTATGGTATTGCCATTTGTTTATGCTGAAATAACCCTAACCAACTTATCCAAAAACACCTCACACCTTACCAACTGATCGAGTGCGATAAACTCGTCGGGTTTATGCGCCTGCTCGATGCTGCCGGGGCCGCAGACGACGGTGGGGATGTCGCCCAGTTCGGCGAAGATGCCGGCTTCGGTGCCGAAGCTGACTTTGCCGGTGGTGTTGGCCCCGGTCAGTTCCATGACAAGGCGGGTGACGTCATCGTCATCGCCGGTGGCAAGGCCGGCCACATCTGACATGGTTTCAATTTCGATGCCAACATCATCGTAGGTTTCGCGCATTTCCGGGTGCAGGACAGTGTCGATATAGTCCTGAATGGTCTGGCGGATTTCAGCACGGTCATGCAGGGGCAGGTTGCGATATTCAAAATCGAACCAGCAATTTTGCGGAATGATATTAAGCTGCGTACCGCCCTGGATCAGCCCGGTATGGACGGTGGTGTGGTTGGGGACAAAATCATTGTCGTGCGGGCCTTCGGTGCGGAATTTTTTGCCAAGCTGTTTTAAAAACACAATCAGCTCGGCCGCATATTCAATGGCATTGACCCCTTCGCCCGGCAGGGACGAATGGCCCGAACGGCCCGTCACATGGGCGCGGCCGGAAAACTTGCCTTTATGCTGGGTAATCACCTGCATGCTGGTCGGTTCGCCAACAATGCACATGGCCGGTTTACAATTCAGATCATTGATCATTTCCACCAGGCGCGGCGCACCGATGCAGCCCACTTCCTCGTCATAGGTAAAGGCGATATGGATGGGAACACGCAGATTTGCCTTGGCAAAATCCTCTGCCCGGCCCATCAGGCAGGCCAAAAAACCCTTCATGTCGCATGATCCGCGGCCATAAAGTTTGTCGCCGCGAATTTCGGTGGTGAAAGGGTCACTTTGCCAGACCTGGCCTTCCACCGGTACCACATCGCTATGCCCTGAAAGGATCACGCCGCCGGGCACATCGGGGCCGATGGAAGCATAAAGGTTGGCTTTGCCGTGATCATCGTCAAACACGGTGTGGCACCGATAGCCCAGACCTTTAAGGAAGTCCTGCGCCTGGTTGATCAGGGCAAGGTTGGAATCAAGGCTGGTGGTTTTGTGCGCAATCAGTTTCGCCAGCCAGTCCAGGGTCTTTTCGCTTGGTTGGGTGCTCATTCGACAAACTGTTCCTTCAGGATGCGTTCTTCAAGATTGTGTTCCGGGTCAAACAACAGGCGGATATCCATGCTGGAATCCTCGCGGATGATGACCTTGGAGACATCGCGAACTTCGGTATAATCGGCCACGGCGGAAACCGGGCGTTTTTCGGGTTCGAGAACTTCAAATATCACCTGTGCCTTTTCAGGCAGCAGTGCGCCACGCCAGCGGCGCGGGCGAAACGGGCTGATCGGGGTGAGGGCCAAAAGGCCGCTTCCCATTGGCAGGATCGGCCCGTGCGCCGAAAGGTTATAGGCGGTGCTGCCCGCCGGTGTGCAGACCAGAGCGCCATCGCACACCAGTTCGGGCAGGCGCTCCACGCCATCAATTTTAATGCGCAGTTTGGCCGCCTGGCGGGTTTCACGCAAAAGAGAGACCTCGTTAATCGCAAGCGCACACATGGAGCCGCCATCCTTGGTATGGGCTTCCATTTGCAAGGGATGAAGCTTGACGGTCTGGGCCTCCTGAATGCGCTCAGGCAGGTCGATTTCGCGAAATTCGTTCATCAAAAAGCCGACAGTGCCGCGATTCATGCCGTAAATCGGCACCTTGCGGCCCATATAACGGTGCAGGGTTTCCAGCATGAAACCATCCCCGCCAAGGGCGACAATGACTTCGGCCTTGTCGGGCGAAACATGGCCATAACGGTGCTTGAGCCGATACATGGCATCCTGGGCGATTTTTGTTTCGGCGGCGACAAAGGCAATTGAATGAATGTACATTTTTTATCCGTCGGGGCGAGGATGGCCACACGCACCTGACATGATCATTTCACTCTCATCGTCAGGCCCGTGCAATGCGCCTGCAAATAGAGCCCGATTGACAATGAATTGCAAGGGGCAGGGCGAAAAACAGCACTTGCAGCAGTGTCGGGAATAATTTGCGGCGGATTGAAGGTAAAAGTCTTTAGGTCGTATTGACGTGCGCGGTAAAAGAGGTAACGCTTTGCCCGGTTTGAGGAAGATATGGCGCATCAAATACCATGAATGATAGCAAAGACCTCGCTCCGCTGGTTTTGGGCGATGAAGACGAAAGCGGTGAAGGCTGGCGTCGTGATGCAAAACGGGGGACCGGGCGCGAGGTTCGGGCGCGCTTGACGCGCGATCCGAATGGCACCCGCCAGAAATTGCTCGATGCCGGTTTTGCCGAAATCCGCCGTGCCGGGATCGAGGCGGCCTCGATTGCCAATATCATTGATCTGGCCGGGGTGACAAAAGGCGCGCTGTATCATCATTTCCGCAGCAAATCGCAGCTTGCCAACGCCGTGATCGAGGAATGCCTGCCCGCCTATGTCGATGATATCTGGCTGGACCCCTTGGCCTTTGAAGAGGACGTTTTACCCGCCCTGATGGCGCAGGTGGACCGGCTGGGCACCGATGATACCCCGGAAATTTTGGCGCATGGCTGCCCGCTGGCGCGCCTGGCATCAAGTGCGGATGACATGGATGATGCAACCCGTAAGCGTATTGACGGGGTGTATCGGTATTGGCGGCGTGGCCTGGCCGGGCATATCAGCCGGTCGCAATTTGCCAAATATGTGCGCACCGATGTGCAGGCTTCGGCCGTGGCGGAATTTATCATGGCGACCCTGCATGGCTATCTGAGCCGCCCGCCGGTTTTGCGCGGGGCGGAAGTACACGCCGCCTTTGCCGGGGAATATGCCCGCTATTTAAGCGGTTTGCGTCCCTGAAGGTTATTGCCTTTAAAAAGATTCCCGTTTTTTCGGATAGATGCCGTGTGCCGGGGCAGGGCGGGTTGCGCGGAACGATGTGTTGTCCTTAATTTTTGCCACCATTAACAACATTAATTTTGTGTTGTTGTAAATTATTTGACGAAAGGATGTTGGGAAATATATAAGAACTACAAATTCGCATATTCTTTTGGAGGGTGCAAACAATGCGTTCCCGTATTTTGGCAGGAATTGCTGCCGTCGTGATGATGATGGGGGCCGGTGCGGCCCAGGCCGAACGCCTGACGGAAAAGCCGCTGGTGGATGCCGGTTGGCTGGCGGATAATCTTGGCAATGATTCTTTGGTGGTTGTTGACATTCGTTCGCCGGGCAAATCGGGCAATCCCTATGATGCCGGGCATATCCCCGGTGCGGTTGATGCGCCTTATGGCAAGTTTGGCTGGCGCGCCAAGGTTGGCGATGTTGTCGGCATGCTGCCGCCGGTGGATGTGATTGCACAGCGTATCGGCAGCCTGGGCATTGATAATGACAAACAGGTCGTCATCGTGCCGGCCGGGGAAAATTCCAGCGACTTTGGCGCTGCCACCCGTGTTTATTGGACGTTTAAAGTGCTGGGCCATGATGCCGTCACCATCTTGGATGGCGGGCAGCGGGCCTGGGTCGCTGCAAAGGGTGACATTTCAACAGAGGCAGTCAAGCCCGAGCAGGTGGCCTTTACCGCCCATTTCCGCCCCGAGCTGATTGCGACAGCCGACGAGGTTGCCGCAGCAAAATCAAAGGGCGTCGCCCTGATTGATGCCCGCCCTGAAGCGCAGTTTGCCGGGCAGAGCAAAAGCCCGGTTGTGGCCCGTTTTGGGGCCATTCCTGGTGCTGTGAATATTTCGCAGTCGCAATTCTATGACGCCAAAGACGGTAAGTTTGTTGCGGCCGACGTGATTGAACAGCTTGCCGGGAAGGCGGGTGTGTCGGAAAACAGCAAGGAAATTACCTATTGCAACACCGGCCATTGGGCCTCTGTGGCGTGGTTTGGCCTGTCCGAAGTGATGGGTAACAAAAACACCAAAATGTATGATGGTTCGATGGCCGAATGGGCCGCTGATCCGTCGCGCGATGTGGTGAAAACCCGGTAATCTGCCGCTTGGCAGGTTTATATGGAATTGGAAATGCCCCGGCCTGGCCGAATGCGGGTTTTGCCGGGGCTGATTTCCACCGGATTTGATAACGACGTGGTGAATCACTGCGCCTTGCCGGGACCAAGTCAGACGGGCAACGACGGAAAAGTTGCCCCAACGGTCGGCGCAATCCGGCCGGTTTGTTGTTGGTCTTATGCCTCGGCGGCTCATCCGGGTTGCTCATAACGGCCTTTGGCCGATAACGAAGTTTCAGGATCACTCATGGCTGATACAAGCGGGGCAAGCGCGCGTGCACAGGCTGCACCCATGCTTCCCTTTACCTTTGATCGTGGACCGGCTGCCATTTGCGCCGTCATTTTTGCGGCGGTGGCACTGGTCATTGCCCAGGCTGTCAGCCTGCATCAGATGATTGTTTATCTGATTGGCGGGGTGTTGGGCCTGGCCCTTTATCACGCATCGTTTGGCTTTACCGGCGGCTGGCGTCGCATGGTGGTGGAACGGCGCGGGCGGGCCATGCGCGCCCAGCTTTTGATGGTCGGTGTTGCCGCCATTGCCTTCATTCCGTTGCTGGCCTTTGGCTCCCCCTTTGGCGGATCGCTTGTCGGGGCGCTGGCACCGGTTGGGGTATCGGTTCTGGTCGGCGCGCTGATCTTTGGTTTTGGCATGCAGCTTGGCGGCGGCTGTGGCTCCGGCACGTTGTTTACCGCTGGTGGCGGATCGGCCCGGATGCTGGTGACGCTGGCGTTTTTTGTGGTCGGCGCGTTGCTGGGTACGGCGCATTTGCCCATGTGGCTAACTTTACCATCCTTGCCGCCCGTTGGGCTGGGCAGTGTTTTTGGTCCGGTTGGCGGTATCGTTGTCACATTGGTCGCCCTTGCAGGTGTGGCTTTGCTTACGGTGATTGTTGAACGCCGCGCACATGGTGCGCTTGAGCAGGTGTCGCCCCCGTCGCGTCACGGCATCGCGCGGTTTTTGCATGGGCCGTGGCCGTTGGTCGGCACGGGCTTGCTGCTGGCGCTGATGAATGTCCTGACCCTTCTGGTCACGGGGCATCCGTGGTCGATCACATTCGGCTTTGGTGTGTGGGGGGCGAAAATCGCCCAGGTGTTCGGCGTGGGGGTTGAAAACTGGGCCTTTTGGAACTGGCCCGGCCCGGCCCGCGCACTTCATAACTCCGTGCTGGCCGATGATACCTCGGTCATGAATTTTGGCATTCTGATTGGGGCGGCGCTGGCATCGGCGCTGGCTGGCAAATTTGCCCCGCGTGTGCGCGTGCCGCTGGCATCGCTTGTCGCGGCTGCGATTGGCGGGGTTTTGATGGGCTATGGGGCGCGGCTGGCCTTTGGCTGCAATATCGGTGCGCTTTTTAGCGGCATTGCCTCGGGCAGTTTGCATGGCTGGTTGTGGTTTGCGGCCGCCTTTGTGGGCAGTGCGCTGGGTATTGCCGTTCGTCCGGTTTTTGGTCTCGATGGATTTAAAAAGAAATGACCGATCGTAATTATCTGCTTTATGGCGCGGTTTTTCTGGCCGCCACGGGTGCCATTGCCGCGGACCATTTCAGTCATGCGGGGGCGAATCCCCCTGCTATGTCCCGCCCGGCGACTCCGGCGGCTGCATCTGGATCATCTTCTGGCGGGAACCCGTGTGCCGCGGCCAACCCCTGTGCCGCTGCCAGCCCGTGCATGGCAAACCCGTGCGGCGCTGCGGGCGTGGATGGCAACCCGTGCGCCGGGTTTAACCCCTGTGCGGCAGAAAACCCGTGCGCGGCTTATAACCCTTGTGCAGCGGGCAATCCGTGTGCAGTGGCGAATCCCTGTGCAGCCATGAATCCCTGTGCCGCGATGAACCCCTGTGCTGCCGGGGCAAATCCTTGTGGGGCCTATAACCCTTGCGGCGCGGGTAATCCCTGCGCGCCCGCCGTGGCTAATCCGTGTGCTGCGGTTAATCCCTGTGCTGCAAGCAACCCGTGTGCGGCATATAATCCCTGTGGTGCGATGGGGCAGTGATCTGCCTAAGCTAATGTAAATAAATACCTTTCAAAGTTTGTAGGTTTTGGTTGTAATATCAAAATCGATGGCGAAGGGGTGGTGCTAAATGGCTGGGCGGCGATGGAGCGAATCGGAACTTTTGGTTGCTCTTAATATCTATTTTGAATTGGAGTTTGGCCAATTCCATCAATATCAACCGCGGATCATTGAGATTGCAAAGCTTTTGGATCGAACGGCAAGCTCGCTGGCGATGAAGCTTTGCAATTTTGCAAGCCTTGACCCTGCTATGAATGGAAAGGGCCTCTCTGGTGCCAGTAAGGCAGATCGCGAAATCATGCGATCGTTTATTGATGATACAGAAAATACAATTGCGCGCGCTCAAATCGCTCTAGAAGACTTGATGGCTCATCACGATAGTGATGTTACCGTCAATCAAGATAGAGTTCGGCGAGATCAATTCAGTGAAGGAGCGATGTCATTTTCAGGCCAAGTGCCTAGAATGACTGAATCTGTTGCGATGCGGAAAACGCGCATTGGACAGCCCTTTTTTCGCACTGCTGTATTGGCGGGTTATCGACATCGTTGCGGTGTTTGTGCGCTCAATATTCCTGAGTTGCTTGTTGCTTCGCACATTATTCCGTGGAGTCAGGTGCCTCATTTGCGTTTGCGACCGGACAACGGTATTTCATTATGTTCAATTCACGATAAAGCATTTGATCTTGGTTTTTGGTCGCTTGACCATCAGTTGCGTATCGTGCTCAGTCGTCGTTTGGTGCAATTAGGTGGTGAGGCTGAGGCCTTGTTTTTTGGTAAATTTGAAGGGAAAGGGTTGATTTTGCCGGATCGTTTTGTGCCCAAAATAGAATTTATCGAGTGGCACAGGAGCAATGTCTTTTTAGACGGAAAACTCTAAGTTTGGCGGCTTTATGACGAAGGCTTTGAGAGATAACGAAAATATCCTGTTTGACAATCGCTTCAAACTCTGCGCATCTTACCTGCGTCATTTGATTGCTCCAGTAGCGTAGAGGGAACGTTAACCTGTTCCAGCCTGTAGAGTGGTTACGGAAGAACAGCATGGAACTGCCCTGCTACGCGGGTAATTCGGAAGAGATGCAAGGCGCAGACCTGTATA is a genomic window containing:
- a CDS encoding HNH endonuclease, with translation MAGRRWSESELLVALNIYFELEFGQFHQYQPRIIEIAKLLDRTASSLAMKLCNFASLDPAMNGKGLSGASKADREIMRSFIDDTENTIARAQIALEDLMAHHDSDVTVNQDRVRRDQFSEGAMSFSGQVPRMTESVAMRKTRIGQPFFRTAVLAGYRHRCGVCALNIPELLVASHIIPWSQVPHLRLRPDNGISLCSIHDKAFDLGFWSLDHQLRIVLSRRLVQLGGEAEALFFGKFEGKGLILPDRFVPKIEFIEWHRSNVFLDGKL